The DNA segment AAAGAACTGTTTCATTATGCAAGGCGTCAATGTTTTGCAGCAAGCTAACTACTACTCTTTTCAGCTCACCAAGCTCATGTTTATCATCACGCAGCTTCCCGAGAGAATCTAATTCATCAAGAAACAGTACGCAAGGACGCGCCTTTGCATGCTCAAACAGAACGCGCAGGTTTTGGATGTGT comes from the Candidatus Obscuribacter sp. genome and includes:
- a CDS encoding ATP-binding protein is translated as HIQNLRVLFEHAKARPCVLFLDELDSLGKLRDDKHELGELKRVVVSLLQNIDALHNETVLLSATNHEHLLDSAIWRRFCFQVKVDKPDEHSRESMAASFLGSFATPQNIRVCSQLPGWSSR